One Megasphaera elsdenii DSM 20460 genomic window carries:
- a CDS encoding PTS transporter subunit EIIC: protein MDYDKLAKAIYDITGPAANIEKAYNCMTRLRLTVKDEHFTKEDLAKLPGVMGINKSGDEWQIVVGPGKATKLYQAFAPLVEGGSKENPAPSARPDSNDDSQGPFDGQALHEEIRRKNATPAKLALKKIAHIFVPIIPAFIACGLITGLLNVAFKMDPSLAAQPLLQVLAIAGNAAFYGLNIFVGINAAKEFGGSPMLGGVMAAILSHPNLAQINLFGDPLVPGRGGIIAVLLVVFFSSWLEKKLHRIVPDMLDLFVTPFLVVVISTFVALFLCQPVGGYLSEAIGYAATESIGTGGAVTGFILGGTFLPMVMVGIHQGLTPIHAELLSRYGVTILLPILAMAGGGQVGAAIAVYAKTRNKALRKTIASALPVGLMGVGEPLIYGVTLPLGKPFIGACIGGAFGGAVQAAYMVGAATIGISGLPLAASTDNIPMYLLGLVTAYAAGFIATWLLGFDDPKEGE from the coding sequence ATGGATTATGATAAACTGGCCAAGGCCATCTACGACATCACCGGCCCGGCGGCCAATATCGAAAAGGCTTACAACTGTATGACCCGTCTTCGCCTGACGGTAAAGGACGAACACTTTACCAAAGAAGACCTGGCCAAACTTCCTGGCGTCATGGGCATCAATAAATCCGGCGACGAATGGCAGATCGTCGTCGGCCCTGGCAAGGCGACGAAACTGTACCAGGCCTTTGCACCGCTAGTCGAAGGCGGCAGCAAGGAAAATCCGGCACCATCAGCTAGGCCTGACAGCAACGATGACAGCCAGGGTCCTTTCGACGGCCAGGCCCTGCATGAAGAAATACGGCGCAAGAATGCAACGCCAGCCAAGCTGGCCTTAAAAAAGATCGCCCACATCTTCGTACCCATCATCCCGGCCTTCATCGCCTGTGGCCTGATTACGGGCCTGCTCAATGTCGCTTTCAAGATGGACCCATCCCTGGCGGCCCAGCCGCTCCTGCAGGTCCTGGCCATTGCCGGCAACGCCGCCTTCTATGGCCTGAACATCTTCGTCGGCATCAACGCGGCCAAGGAATTTGGCGGCTCGCCCATGCTGGGCGGCGTCATGGCGGCCATCCTCAGCCACCCCAACCTGGCTCAGATCAATCTTTTCGGCGATCCCCTGGTCCCTGGCCGGGGCGGCATCATCGCCGTTCTCCTGGTCGTCTTCTTCTCGTCGTGGCTGGAAAAGAAACTCCACCGCATCGTACCGGATATGCTCGACCTCTTCGTCACGCCGTTTCTAGTCGTCGTCATTTCGACTTTTGTCGCCCTCTTCCTCTGCCAGCCCGTGGGTGGCTATCTGTCGGAAGCCATCGGCTATGCCGCGACGGAATCCATCGGCACCGGCGGCGCTGTGACGGGCTTCATCCTGGGCGGGACCTTCCTGCCTATGGTCATGGTCGGCATCCATCAGGGCCTGACGCCGATCCATGCAGAGCTCCTGTCGCGCTACGGCGTGACCATTCTCCTGCCCATCCTGGCCATGGCCGGCGGCGGTCAGGTCGGCGCCGCCATCGCCGTCTATGCCAAGACCAGGAACAAGGCCCTGCGCAAGACCATCGCCTCGGCCCTGCCCGTCGGCCTCATGGGCGTCGGCGAACCGCTCATCTACGGCGTCACCCTGCCCCTGGGCAAGCCGTTCATCGGCGCCTGTATCGGCGGAGCCTTTGGCGGCGCTGTCCAGGCGGCTTACATGGTCGGTGCCGCGACAATCGGTATTTCCGGCCTGCCCCTGGCAGCCAGCACGGACAACATCCCCATGTATTTATTAGGACTCGTTACGGCCTACGCTGCCGGCTTCATCGCAACCTGGCTCTTAGGCTTTGACGACCCGAAGGAGGGAGAATAA
- the murQ gene encoding N-acetylmuramic acid 6-phosphate etherase → MINLETLATEQRNSHSQHIDSVSTEDMLRIINDEDHKVADAVGAIIPDIAKAVDTISDRLRHGGRLFYMGSGTSGRLGILDAVECPPTYSTDPERIQGLIAGGYEAIFRAKEGAEDSPELGRQDLIAKNLTADDVVVGLSASGRTPYVVGGLTYAASVGAATIAIDCSPHSAIGACADIDLCAVVGPEVVTGSTRMKAGTAQKMIANMLSTGAMIRLGKVYGNLMVDVKSSNQKLEERARRIVMTATGCSRQEAVKALAESQGRAKTAIVMILLNLPAKEAEDRLAAAQGYVAAVLKEAAHGL, encoded by the coding sequence ATGATCAACTTAGAAACTCTGGCTACGGAACAGCGAAACAGCCACAGCCAGCATATCGACAGCGTGTCTACGGAAGACATGTTGCGCATCATAAATGACGAAGACCATAAAGTCGCCGATGCCGTCGGCGCCATTATCCCGGACATCGCCAAGGCCGTCGACACCATCTCCGACAGGCTGCGCCACGGCGGCCGCCTGTTCTACATGGGCTCCGGTACGTCCGGCCGCCTGGGCATCCTCGACGCCGTCGAATGTCCGCCGACATACAGCACCGACCCGGAACGCATCCAGGGCCTCATCGCCGGCGGTTATGAAGCCATTTTCCGTGCCAAAGAAGGGGCGGAAGACTCGCCGGAACTGGGCCGTCAGGACCTGATAGCCAAAAATCTGACCGCCGACGACGTCGTCGTCGGCCTCAGTGCATCGGGCCGGACACCGTATGTCGTCGGCGGCCTGACTTATGCCGCTTCCGTCGGTGCGGCGACGATTGCCATCGACTGCTCGCCTCATTCGGCCATCGGCGCCTGTGCCGACATCGACCTCTGCGCCGTCGTCGGGCCGGAAGTCGTCACCGGATCGACGCGCATGAAAGCGGGCACGGCCCAGAAGATGATTGCCAACATGCTGTCCACCGGCGCCATGATCCGCCTGGGCAAAGTCTATGGCAACCTCATGGTCGACGTCAAGTCGTCTAACCAGAAACTGGAAGAACGGGCACGGCGCATCGTCATGACGGCGACGGGCTGCAGCCGCCAGGAAGCCGTAAAGGCCTTGGCCGAAAGTCAGGGACGAGCCAAGACGGCCATCGTCATGATTCTCCTGAACCTGCCTGCCAAAGAAGCCGAAGACCGCCTGGCAGCCGCCCAGGGATACGTTGCTGCCGTCCTCAAGGAGGCTGCCCATGGATTATGA
- a CDS encoding NAD(P)-dependent oxidoreductase, with translation MSDTKNQLASFHEEVMHDADYTLAEAVAEAKRCLNCKVPQCRKGCPIENEIPQFIHAMTQGDFGAAADHIYHRSDLPAICGRICPREKQCEGHCVLGKKGKPVEIGKLERFVADMALDGGFLPQPVSRKTAGRVAIIGCGPAGMAAARELAGLDYDVTIFEAASQPGGTMTYGIPTFRLHKELLQREAQALTAMGVTIEYNVKIGVDKSLAELKEAFDAVFIAIGTMNAWNLGVDNDTIDGVVDAEQFLRDVQRVQNGEVALEDLPVQKGDQVIVVGAGNVAIDAARTSLRLGADVKIVYRRAEKNMKCLPSEYEEAKADGVQFQFYSAPKAVVGTDHVEGLKYEKQQILEDATMVPTGEFGVVPANKIIAAIGNKPELPIVKALGVDANDDGYIAVKDLPYGMTSQEGVFAAGDIVHKPQTVVLAMREGRKTAAGIDQYLKAKKVMSAAKA, from the coding sequence ATGTCCGATACTAAGAACCAGCTGGCTTCTTTCCACGAAGAAGTCATGCATGATGCCGATTATACCTTGGCCGAAGCCGTCGCCGAAGCCAAGCGCTGCCTGAATTGCAAAGTACCGCAATGCCGCAAAGGCTGCCCCATTGAAAACGAAATCCCCCAGTTCATCCATGCCATGACCCAGGGGGATTTCGGGGCTGCTGCGGACCACATCTACCATCGCAGCGACCTGCCGGCCATCTGCGGCCGCATCTGTCCGAGAGAAAAGCAGTGCGAAGGCCACTGCGTCCTCGGCAAAAAGGGAAAGCCTGTTGAAATCGGCAAATTGGAACGGTTCGTAGCGGATATGGCCCTGGACGGCGGCTTCCTCCCGCAGCCTGTCAGCCGCAAGACCGCCGGCCGCGTGGCCATCATCGGCTGTGGCCCGGCCGGCATGGCAGCTGCGCGGGAACTGGCCGGCCTCGATTACGATGTGACCATCTTTGAAGCCGCTTCCCAGCCAGGCGGTACCATGACCTATGGCATCCCGACTTTCCGGCTCCATAAAGAATTATTGCAGCGCGAAGCCCAGGCCCTGACGGCCATGGGCGTCACTATCGAATACAATGTCAAAATCGGTGTCGATAAGTCTTTGGCCGAACTGAAGGAAGCTTTCGATGCCGTCTTCATCGCCATTGGGACGATGAATGCCTGGAATCTCGGTGTCGATAACGATACTATCGATGGCGTCGTCGATGCCGAACAGTTCCTGCGCGACGTCCAGCGCGTCCAGAACGGGGAAGTCGCTTTGGAAGACCTGCCCGTCCAGAAAGGCGACCAGGTCATCGTCGTCGGTGCCGGCAACGTCGCCATCGATGCCGCCCGCACATCGCTGCGCCTCGGGGCAGACGTCAAGATCGTCTACCGCCGGGCTGAAAAGAACATGAAATGCCTGCCGTCGGAATATGAAGAAGCCAAGGCTGATGGTGTCCAGTTCCAGTTCTACTCGGCACCGAAAGCCGTCGTCGGGACGGACCATGTAGAAGGGCTGAAATATGAAAAACAGCAGATCCTCGAAGATGCCACCATGGTTCCGACAGGCGAATTCGGCGTCGTTCCGGCCAATAAGATCATCGCTGCTATCGGCAATAAACCGGAACTGCCCATCGTCAAAGCCCTCGGTGTCGACGCCAATGACGATGGCTACATCGCCGTCAAGGACCTGCCCTACGGCATGACCAGCCAAGAAGGTGTCTTTGCCGCCGGTGATATCGTCCACAAACCGCAGACCGTCGTCCTGGCCATGCGCGAAGGGCGTAAGACGGCTGCCGGTATCGACCAGTACTTGAAGGCCAAAAAGGTCATGTCCGCTGCGAAAGCATGA
- a CDS encoding beta-class carbonic anhydrase, which yields MSELTRQILKANERFVKQSLSQGGFDEVSKYPSRNLAVLTCMDTRLLSFLEPAMGLVRGEAKLIKVAGNTAFEDFDSVIGSLMVAVYELHVHDIIVMGHDDCGMLKTTADSLCRHMAEEGIDDAAIAAVRPKLEQWADPITDIDASVCDTVRRLRANPYLPSSLTIYGMVIHPHTGEIRVVDDGEGQK from the coding sequence ATGAGTGAACTGACACGGCAGATATTGAAGGCCAATGAACGTTTCGTCAAACAGTCCCTGTCCCAGGGCGGCTTCGATGAGGTCAGCAAGTATCCCAGCCGCAACCTGGCTGTCCTGACTTGCATGGATACGCGCCTTTTGAGCTTCCTTGAACCGGCTATGGGCCTCGTTCGGGGGGAAGCTAAACTCATCAAGGTCGCCGGCAATACGGCCTTTGAAGATTTTGACAGCGTCATCGGCAGCCTCATGGTCGCCGTTTACGAATTACATGTCCACGACATCATCGTCATGGGCCACGACGACTGCGGCATGCTCAAGACGACGGCAGACAGCCTGTGCCGTCACATGGCAGAAGAAGGCATCGATGATGCGGCCATCGCCGCCGTCCGGCCCAAGCTGGAACAATGGGCCGACCCCATTACCGATATCGATGCGTCCGTCTGTGATACGGTCCGCCGCCTGCGGGCCAATCCCTACTTGCCTTCATCCCTTACGATTTATGGTATGGTCATCCATCCGCACACCGGTGAAATCCGAGTCGTCGACGATGGAGAAGGCCAGAAATAG
- the gmhA gene encoding D-sedoheptulose 7-phosphate isomerase, whose amino-acid sequence MSLVTQRMKDHAAVLEATMDLIPDIEKAGALFKEALASGHKILFCGNGGSAADSQHLAAEIVGRFQKERRPFPALALTVDTSILTAVGNDYGFDTVFARQVRALGEKGDILVGISTSGNSQNVLEAIEAAREKGLTVIGMTAYGGGKMKEACDICLSVPAKVTARAQEMHIMIGHILCEIAEEDM is encoded by the coding sequence ATGAGTCTTGTCACACAACGAATGAAAGACCATGCCGCTGTCCTCGAAGCGACGATGGATTTGATTCCGGATATTGAAAAAGCCGGGGCCTTGTTCAAAGAGGCCCTGGCTTCGGGCCACAAAATCCTATTTTGTGGCAATGGCGGCAGTGCTGCCGATTCTCAGCATTTAGCCGCAGAAATCGTCGGCCGCTTCCAGAAAGAACGGCGGCCGTTCCCGGCTCTGGCTTTGACTGTCGATACGTCGATTTTGACGGCTGTCGGCAATGATTACGGCTTCGACACGGTCTTTGCCCGTCAGGTCCGGGCTTTAGGTGAAAAGGGCGATATCCTGGTCGGCATTTCTACGTCCGGCAACAGCCAGAATGTCTTGGAAGCCATCGAGGCAGCCCGCGAAAAAGGCCTCACTGTCATCGGCATGACCGCCTATGGCGGCGGTAAGATGAAGGAGGCCTGTGATATCTGCCTGTCTGTACCGGCAAAAGTGACGGCACGGGCTCAGGAAATGCATATTATGATCGGTCATATCCTCTGCGAAATCGCTGAAGAAGATATGTAA
- a CDS encoding tetratricopeptide repeat protein — protein MKNKHLAILLLLALAAGSGGCSTQPSSSQPAPAAQEVQTSAAPAIQADSQAYSDAGLKKYQAGDYAGAISDFDKALSMDAHNYQALSNKGVTLAMRGNSTGNKNDVAQGIELIEKALKIAPKDVASFYNLALAYKIDGQYDKALTYFKNVIAADPGNTWSYYGIATIYGDLGKADQALPYLKQAIDLGGEDVRQAARTQSHFDKIRNNKQFQQIVG, from the coding sequence ATGAAGAACAAACACTTGGCCATCCTGCTCCTGCTGGCATTAGCTGCCGGGAGCGGCGGATGCAGTACGCAGCCATCATCGTCTCAGCCGGCACCGGCGGCACAAGAAGTACAGACTTCGGCGGCACCGGCTATCCAGGCCGATTCGCAGGCCTACAGCGACGCAGGGCTGAAAAAATACCAGGCCGGCGATTATGCCGGGGCCATCAGCGACTTCGACAAAGCCCTTTCTATGGACGCCCATAATTACCAGGCCTTGAGCAATAAAGGCGTCACCCTGGCCATGCGCGGCAACAGTACGGGTAACAAAAACGACGTCGCCCAGGGCATCGAGCTCATTGAAAAAGCGCTGAAAATAGCCCCGAAAGACGTCGCTTCGTTCTACAACCTGGCCTTGGCCTATAAAATAGACGGCCAATACGATAAAGCCCTGACGTATTTCAAGAACGTCATCGCCGCCGACCCGGGCAATACCTGGAGTTACTACGGTATCGCCACCATCTACGGCGACCTGGGCAAAGCCGACCAGGCTCTGCCTTATCTGAAACAGGCCATCGACCTGGGCGGCGAAGACGTCCGTCAGGCAGCCCGGACACAGAGCCATTTCGATAAAATCCGGAACAACAAACAGTTCCAGCAGATCGTCGGCTGA
- a CDS encoding NusG domain II-containing protein, whose amino-acid sequence MKHIIKKGDIILIITLLVLSFIPEGIFYLTGNDASIDRTYAVIQVDGKVYKEVPLSGHHGTDMISIDTDKGHNLVVIQDESVGITEADCPDKICISEGFVSKPGATVVCLPHKVLVEVKSAGGDEPDVIPAH is encoded by the coding sequence ATGAAACATATCATCAAAAAAGGGGACATCATCCTCATCATCACGCTGCTCGTCTTATCTTTCATCCCGGAAGGCATCTTTTACCTGACCGGCAATGATGCGTCGATAGACCGGACGTATGCCGTCATCCAAGTCGATGGCAAAGTCTATAAGGAAGTACCCTTGTCAGGCCACCATGGGACCGATATGATTTCTATCGATACCGATAAAGGCCACAACCTGGTCGTCATCCAGGACGAGAGCGTCGGCATTACCGAAGCCGATTGTCCCGATAAAATCTGCATCAGTGAAGGCTTTGTCAGCAAGCCCGGTGCGACCGTCGTCTGCCTGCCGCACAAGGTGTTAGTCGAAGTGAAGTCTGCCGGCGGGGACGAACCCGATGTCATTCCGGCCCATTAG
- a CDS encoding Gx transporter family protein, which yields MKKTFHIIILGLFIAQSLVLYIVEGMLPVPFIAPGAKLGLANLITVIALYALPRKRDVCLILLVRIILATAFGGGINAFLYSVSGAAFSLGAMMVLQKTGKFSIIGVSTAGGIFHNLGQVIVASLVVENIKIMLYLPVLAVAGTGTGILIGITAIFTLRHLKKLPIYRRMQEGD from the coding sequence ATGAAAAAGACATTCCACATCATTATCCTGGGCTTGTTCATTGCCCAGTCCCTGGTCTTATATATCGTCGAAGGGATGCTGCCTGTGCCCTTCATCGCGCCAGGGGCGAAACTGGGGCTGGCCAATCTGATTACGGTCATCGCCCTCTATGCCCTGCCGCGCAAGCGCGACGTCTGCCTCATCCTGCTCGTGCGCATCATCTTGGCTACGGCCTTTGGCGGCGGTATCAACGCTTTCCTGTACAGTGTCTCCGGGGCCGCTTTCAGCCTGGGGGCCATGATGGTCCTGCAGAAGACAGGGAAATTCTCTATCATCGGCGTCAGCACAGCCGGCGGTATTTTCCATAACCTGGGGCAGGTCATCGTGGCATCCCTGGTCGTAGAAAATATCAAGATCATGCTTTATCTGCCGGTCCTGGCCGTCGCCGGTACCGGTACGGGCATCCTCATCGGCATTACGGCCATCTTCACCTTGCGCCATCTGAAGAAACTGCCCATTTACCGTCGCATGCAGGAAGGTGATTAA
- a CDS encoding AEC family transporter, giving the protein MEDTTLRMIYIFTDIILPMLAGYAAKQRRWLTPEQSNWLIRFNIIVIMTALTLLSFWVLPMRTDLLSLPFFAFFNGLLPLAVVLLLGRQRKFSSFVDRGSYLIAAIPANTGTLGGLCSYILYGEMSYAYVQIIGVFQNLLMFFVLFPMGYYYQHSGKDHNFFVFFKDNWKSIFINWNQLSVVALVIGTALHAAGIPRPAAGTTIFQALIHVSAWVALIPVGYLIDFSHFKDYARKTLDLIPIKMILTPLASYGLALCFTSDPVLLGTIIIVMGTPCAINALITERLYDLNVNLAMAPFITTQILYILILYPAFYLLVSWGYLPFK; this is encoded by the coding sequence ATGGAAGATACGACACTCCGGATGATTTATATTTTTACAGACATCATCCTGCCCATGCTAGCTGGCTATGCCGCCAAACAGCGGCGCTGGCTGACGCCGGAACAGTCGAACTGGCTCATCCGCTTCAACATCATCGTCATCATGACCGCCTTGACCCTGCTCAGCTTCTGGGTCCTGCCCATGCGGACCGATTTACTGAGTCTGCCGTTCTTTGCCTTTTTCAACGGCCTCCTGCCCTTGGCGGTCGTCCTCTTACTGGGGCGGCAGCGCAAATTCTCATCCTTTGTCGACCGCGGCAGCTATCTCATCGCCGCCATCCCGGCCAATACCGGGACGCTCGGCGGCCTGTGCAGTTACATTCTCTACGGGGAAATGTCCTATGCCTACGTCCAGATTATCGGCGTATTCCAGAACCTGCTCATGTTCTTCGTCCTTTTCCCTATGGGATACTACTATCAGCACAGCGGGAAAGACCATAACTTTTTCGTCTTTTTCAAAGATAATTGGAAATCCATCTTCATCAACTGGAACCAGCTGTCCGTCGTAGCCTTAGTTATCGGCACAGCCTTGCATGCTGCCGGGATTCCCAGACCCGCTGCGGGAACGACGATTTTCCAGGCCCTCATCCATGTCAGCGCCTGGGTAGCCCTCATTCCCGTCGGGTATCTCATTGATTTTTCCCATTTCAAGGACTACGCCCGAAAGACGTTAGACCTCATCCCGATAAAGATGATTCTGACGCCGTTGGCATCGTATGGCCTGGCTCTCTGCTTTACGTCAGACCCGGTCCTCCTTGGGACCATCATCATCGTCATGGGCACGCCTTGTGCCATTAATGCCTTGATTACAGAGCGGCTCTACGATTTAAATGTCAATCTGGCCATGGCGCCTTTCATTACGACACAAATTCTATATATCCTTATCCTCTATCCGGCATTTTATCTGCTCGTATCCTGGGGATATTTACCTTTTAAATAA
- a CDS encoding 3'-5' exonuclease, producing MKAVFVDFEMNPIGRDQKEARRICKGEIIEIGAVKIDEDGKEISSYKEYVLPEYTTAMNQTCQELTGITMEMLAGKPHFRQAFDHFLTWCNEGCPNAYEMFAWSENDWRQLDCELRLKEIDEHDDRVRWMLDHWQNFQQIYCNLLGLDKVISLDKAVSTLGETFDGQMHDALWDARNTSKLYVLSKKKEEFRDIMQPIIDATKPAEPLTFSLADAFRAARK from the coding sequence ATGAAAGCCGTATTTGTCGATTTCGAGATGAACCCTATCGGCCGGGACCAGAAGGAAGCGCGCCGCATCTGCAAGGGTGAAATCATCGAAATCGGTGCTGTCAAGATAGACGAAGACGGGAAGGAAATCTCGTCGTATAAAGAATATGTGCTGCCCGAATATACGACAGCCATGAACCAGACCTGTCAGGAATTGACGGGAATCACTATGGAAATGCTGGCCGGGAAGCCCCATTTCCGCCAGGCCTTCGACCATTTCCTGACTTGGTGCAACGAAGGCTGCCCCAATGCCTACGAAATGTTCGCCTGGAGCGAAAACGACTGGCGCCAACTGGACTGCGAACTCCGCCTCAAGGAAATCGACGAACACGACGACCGCGTCCGCTGGATGCTCGACCACTGGCAGAATTTCCAGCAGATTTACTGCAATCTCCTGGGCCTGGACAAAGTCATTTCCCTGGACAAGGCCGTCAGTACCCTGGGCGAAACCTTCGACGGCCAGATGCACGACGCCCTCTGGGACGCCCGCAACACATCCAAGCTCTATGTCTTATCAAAGAAGAAAGAAGAGTTTCGCGACATCATGCAGCCTATCATCGACGCCACCAAGCCGGCAGAACCGCTGACCTTCTCCCTGGCCGACGCCTTCCGCGCTGCCCGCAAGTAA